CGGATCGTTCCAGGTCAACGGCGTTCGCGGAGGAGTTTACCGGGTGGTGACATTCCAAGGAGATGGCACCTATCGAGCTTGGCCAATGAATGCTGCGCCGCCGGCCGCCAAGCCGAAAATTGTGCTCACGCAGAACAGCAGCGACGCGCATCCGGTGATTAAAGCTTTAACTTCGCCGCTTGCCATTTGCGCGATCGTTGCCACCGCCATTGCCGTTCCCGTGGCCTTGGCGAACCGGAACCACGGCAGCAGCAGCTAAAATCATTTGTCGCCGCACTGTCCGATTGATCCGCCATCGCGGGTTCCCGCAATTTGGGCGAATTGCTCGCGTTGAAGCTGTGCCGCGGTGGGCTGTTTTGCTAAGGTTTGCGTCCCACTTCACGGCATAGGATGCCACAGGCATTTACAGGGACGTGGCCGATGCGAATTTGGTTGGTGACGATCGGTGAACCATTGCCTACCGACGGCAGTGCCGAGCGATTGCTGCGCACCGGCATGCTGGCGGATATTTTGGCACGGCGTGGGCATGAAGTGGTGTGGTGGACCTCGACGTTCGATCACGCGCGCAAGCGGCAACGGTTCGAACGAGATACCACTGTGTCGGTAGCGGGCAATTACGCGTTACGGCTGATCCACACCCGGCCGTATCCACGGAACATTTGTCTAGAGCGGTGGTTCAGCCATCAAACCGTCGCCAAGCGGTTTGCAGCGTTGGCGGCCGCTGAACCGAAGCCCGATTTAATTTTGAGTTCGCTGCCGACGGTGGAACTCTGCCGTGCGGCGCTGGATTATGCGTGGCCGCGCGGTGTTCCGGTGGCCCTTGATATTCGCGATTTGTGGCCAGACATTTTTGTCGATTTGGCGCCTCGTTGGCTGCACGGGGCGACAAAGTTCGCTTTGGCGCCGATGTTTGCCCGGCTTCGAAATGTTTGCCGTCGCGCACAAGCGATCTTGGGCACGACGAACGAATATATCGATTATGTGTTAGCAAAGGTCGGCCGCACTGCTAGGTCGTGGGATCGAGCGTTTCCGTTGGGTTATCGGCGGGGCCGCAACTCGGAGGCGGCGATCGAGGCCGCCGATTCATTTTGGAATCGGCAGGGGGTCGCTCGTTCAGCCCCCGAATTCATTTGCTGCTATTTCGGCAACATGGGCCGGCATTGCACGTTGGAGACTGTCTTGCTGGCTGCCCAGGCCATCGAGCGGCGTGGTTTTCGAATGCGATTTGTTTTGTGCGGCATGGGGGACAAGCTGCCGCGCTATCGCGCACTGGCGCAAGGCTGCGGCTCGGTCGTGTTTCCGGGTTGGATTGATGCGGCGCAAATTGAAGCGTTGATGGCGCGCTGTTCCGTCGGTTTGGCCCCGTATGTTTCCAACACCAACTTTCAGAACAACATTCCGAATAAACCGATCGAGTATTTGTCGGCCGGCTTGCCGATTGTTTCCAGCTTGCAAGGCGTTTTGGAACGGTTGATTACACAGCACGATTGCGGTGCAACGTATGACGCCGGCAATGTGGAACAACTGACAACCCTGCTGTTGAATTTAGTACAAAACCCAGGCCATGTGCGGCGGATGTCGGACAACGCTCGACGGTTGTATCAGGAAAAGTTCGACGCCCAGAAAGTGTACGGACAAATGGCCGACCATTTGGAACGGTTGACATCGGTTCGAAATGTTTCCAGGGAATTGCATCCGCGAAAAGTGCAGACCCTCAGTCCAGCTTTTCAGACCTGCAGCCACACTATCCGTTGAAAGTGATCGGTGGGAAGATGATCAAGCGGACTTTTGACATTATCGTTTCAACCATTGGACTACTGCTGGCAGTGCCGCTGTTGGCGTACATGGCCCTGCGCATCAAGTTCGATTCGCGCGGTCCGGTGTTATACCGCGGCGAGCGAGTGGGCAAGCACGGCAGAACATTTCGCATTTACAAATTTCGCACGATGGTTGTCGATGCAGAGCGGTTAGGAGCTTCGTCCACGGCCGCTGATGATCCCCGCATCACGCGCTGTGGCGCCTGGTTGCGACAGTACAAATTGGACGAATTGCCCCAGCTCATCAATGTGCTATTGGGCGACATGAGTCTGGTCGGACCGCGGCCGCAAGTGGGTTGGGCCGTGGCGCAATATACGGCGGAAGAGCGCAAACTGCTGAACGTGCGGCCTGGAATTACAGACGAAGCTTCGATCGCATTCCGCCACGAGGCGGAAATACTGCGTGGCAGTTCTGATCCGGACAAAACGTACTTGGAGTTAATTGCTCCCGAGAAAATCCGGCTGGGATTGCACTATGTAGAGCATCACAACTTGTGGAACGACATTTGGATTCTGGCCAAAACCATCGTGTGCATGTTCGCCGAGCCGGAAAGCCTTTCATCCACAACATCACGCCCACTGCCCGAGCCAACTCATGGATAACGTCAGCGTGCAAGTTTCCAACGGCAAAAGC
Above is a window of Pirellulales bacterium DNA encoding:
- a CDS encoding glycosyltransferase family 4 protein, with amino-acid sequence MRIWLVTIGEPLPTDGSAERLLRTGMLADILARRGHEVVWWTSTFDHARKRQRFERDTTVSVAGNYALRLIHTRPYPRNICLERWFSHQTVAKRFAALAAAEPKPDLILSSLPTVELCRAALDYAWPRGVPVALDIRDLWPDIFVDLAPRWLHGATKFALAPMFARLRNVCRRAQAILGTTNEYIDYVLAKVGRTARSWDRAFPLGYRRGRNSEAAIEAADSFWNRQGVARSAPEFICCYFGNMGRHCTLETVLLAAQAIERRGFRMRFVLCGMGDKLPRYRALAQGCGSVVFPGWIDAAQIEALMARCSVGLAPYVSNTNFQNNIPNKPIEYLSAGLPIVSSLQGVLERLITQHDCGATYDAGNVEQLTTLLLNLVQNPGHVRRMSDNARRLYQEKFDAQKVYGQMADHLERLTSVRNVSRELHPRKVQTLSPAFQTCSHTIR
- a CDS encoding sugar transferase, translating into MIGGKMIKRTFDIIVSTIGLLLAVPLLAYMALRIKFDSRGPVLYRGERVGKHGRTFRIYKFRTMVVDAERLGASSTAADDPRITRCGAWLRQYKLDELPQLINVLLGDMSLVGPRPQVGWAVAQYTAEERKLLNVRPGITDEASIAFRHEAEILRGSSDPDKTYLELIAPEKIRLGLHYVEHHNLWNDIWILAKTIVCMFAEPESLSSTTSRPLPEPTHG